One genomic window of Manduca sexta isolate Smith_Timp_Sample1 chromosome 4, JHU_Msex_v1.0, whole genome shotgun sequence includes the following:
- the LOC115450851 gene encoding glutamate--cysteine ligase regulatory subunit yields the protein MLKSASKVTINTGNVLNLIDIKKKAGQNVTEELSESIKLTLSEWGSQNGLPLQNGTSEQPDTSYMVVSKENEPQAVVITRPHDDVHKKMAEEERKNLKIGVKIFIDEDSTTALIECLENVFSALQTEYIDNVILSYNPDLQNREDNDDGNTRNNYATKASPISLSSNARISTSEMEADSEADARKCEAILPGIKVLWAVLEDYVRKGRVLQLGVADVGGGCLRRLHGWARERPAIAQISLAACCVVPPALHAFCKDNDVQLLTHADPPDLLSLAAGKTLSDTGVGCNNLDWCARYQVHIKCRGVLALKGYVCKATLGKAGKSV from the exons ATGCTGAAGAGTGCCTCTAAAGTGACAATAAACACAGGAAATGTGTTAAATCTGATCGATATCAAGAAGAAGGCTGGGCAGAATGTGACTGAAGAG CTTTCAGAAAGCATCAAACTCACCCTGTCAGAATGGGGATCTCAGAATGGACTGCCTCTTCAAAACGGGACCTCGGAGCAACCAGACACTTCCTACATGGTGGTGTCGAAGGAGAACGAGCCTCAAGCCGTGGTCATCACGAGACCACACGACGATGTGCACAAGAAAATGGCAGAGGAAGAAAGGAAAAATCTCAAGATTGgtgtaaagatttttattgacGAAGACAGTACTACGGCTTTGATTGAGTGTTTGGAGAAtg tatTCTCAGCTCTACAAACAGAGTATATAGACAACGTGATCCTCTCATATAACCCGGACTTACAAAACAGAGAAGACAACGATGATGGCAACACGAGAAACAACTACGCAACCAAAGCGTCACCGATATCGCTCAGTAGTAATG CCCGCATATCTACATCAGAAATGGAGGCAGATAGCGAGGCGGACGCGCGCAAATGCGAAGCGATACTGCCCGGAATTAAAGTGCTGTGGGCTGTGTTAGAAGATTATGTGAGAAAAG GGCGCGTGCTGCAGCTGGGCGTGGCGGACGTGGGCGGCGGGTGCCTGCGGCGGCTGCACGGCTGGGCGCGCGAGCGGCCCGCCATCGCGCAGATCAGCCTCGCCGCCTGCTGCGTCGTGCCGCCCGCGCTGCACGCCTTCTGCAAGGACAACGACGTGCAGCTGCTCACGCATGCCGACCCTCCAG ATCTACTCTCCCTAGCCGCAGGGAAAACCCTATCAGACACGGGAGTGGGTTGCAACAACCTGGATTGGTGTGCGAGGTACCAGGTGCACATAAAGTGTAGGGGCGTGCTCGCTCTCAAGGGCTATGTGTGTAAGGCAACTCTGGGGAAAGCGGGGAAGAGCgtataa